A stretch of DNA from Yoonia sp. G8-12:
CCCGAGAGTTGTTGTTCTGATGGGTGGCCCATCGGCTGAACGCGAGGTGTCGCTCAGCTCGGGCCGTGAATGTGCAGCGGCTCTGCGGGAAGCAGAATGTGACGTGATCGAGGTCGATGCAGGCCCCGATGTCGCCGCGCGTCTGATCGAGATTGCCCCCGATGTTGTCTTTAACGCGCTCCACGGTCGCTGGGGTGAGGATGGTGCCATTCAGGGCGTTCTGGAATGGCTGAAAATTCCTTATACACATTCGGGTATTCTGGCCTCTGCGCTGACATTGGATAAGCAGCGCACGAAGGACGTATACCGCAAGGTCGGTCTGCCGGTTGTTGAGAGTATCTTAGCCCGCGCCGATGCCGTGCGCGCGGCCCATGTCATGCCGCCGCCCTATGTTGTGAAGCCCTATAACGAGGGGTCGAGCGTCGGCATCTATATCGTGGATGAAGCCGCAAACGGCCCGCCGCAGCTGTCCGATGATATGCCCGAACGGGTAATGGTCGAGGCGTTTGCGCCCGGCCGTGAGTTGACCACAACAGTGATGGGCGACCGCGCGCTGACGGTCACCGATATCATCACGGATGGCTGGTATGACTATCACGCGAAATATGCGCCGGGCGGGTCGCGGCACGAATTGCCGGCGAATATCCCAGCCGAGATTTTTGATGCCTGCATGGAATACGCTTTGCGGGCGCATCAGGCCTTGGGCTGTCGCGGTGTCAGCCGAACCGATTTCCGCTGGGATGAAAGCCGGGGCCTTGATGGGCTGATCTTGCTGGAAACAAACACCCAGCCGGGGATGACACCCACGTCGCTCACGCCCGAGCAAGCCGCCCACGTGGGTATTACATTTCCACAGTTTTGCCGCTGGATGGTGGAGGACGCGTCATGCGATCGCTGATCCGCAGGACCGCTTCGGATGCGCAGCCCCGCGATCCCGCACCTTCCCGCTTCGGGTATCGTTATCAGCGGATGATGCTGACGCCGGGCTTTCGCGGAACGGTGCGGATCGGTGTGCCGATCCTGCTGATCCTCGTGATTGCGGGGTCGTGGTATTCCAAGCCTGAAAACCGCGCAGCGTTTGCTGCGACGATTGCAGAAACGAAACAGAGCTTTCAGGAACGCCCCCAATTCATGGTGCACAGCATGAATGTGACCGGCGGCGATTTGGCGGTTCTGACAGAAGTCGCTGACCTGTTGCCCTCCGAATTTCCTGTTTCCTCATTCGACCTCGATCTTGAGAAGATCCGCACAGATATCGAAACACTTGATCCGATCAAATCTGCATCCGTCCGTGTGGGGCAGGGTGGCGCGCTGGATGTGCGGCTGACCCCGCGTGTGCCTGTGGCACTTTGGCGTGACGGCACGGTGCTGCGGTTGATTGATGCCGATGGGGTGCAGTCCGGTGAAATCGTGGCACGCGCGGACCGGCTCGATCTACCGCTGATCGCAGGGGACGGGGCCGAAGATAATATTGCGCAGGCGCTTCGCCTCTTTGCGGCGGCGGGGCCGTTGATTGACCGCGTGCGCGGCCTTGTGCGCATGGGCGAACGGCGCTGGGATATGGTGCTGGACCGGGATCAGCGCATTCTCTTGCCAAGCGAAAATCCGGTGGCCGCCCTTGATCGTGTGATTGCACTGAATGATGCGCAAGACATGCTCAGCCGCGACGTGGCCGTCGTGGATATGCGCAATACCAACAGACCGACACTTCGGATGAACGAAGAGGCTGCAGAGTCTCTGCGCCGGGGCAATACAACAATAAGCACAAATGAGGCAGGTAACTAAATGGGCGATCTCTACGACAGCCAGCGGGCAATGCGGCAAATGCGGAAAGCGGCGATGCAGCGGGGCGTCGTGGCCATTCTGGATGTGGGCACTTCCAAGATCGCGTGTCTGGTGCTGCGGTTTGATGGGCCAGAGCAGTTTCGCAGCAGCGATGGTGTCGGCTCGCTTGCGGGACAATCGCAGTTTCGCGTGATCGGTGCCGCAACGACGCGATCCCGCGGTGTGCGTTTTGGCGAGATCGACGCGATGCAGGAAACCGAGCGCGCGATCCGCACGGCGGTACAGGCCGCGCAGAAAATGGCGAATGTGCGCGTTGATCACGTGATTGCGTGTCTGTCGGGCGCGCGTCCACGGTCCTACGGTCTTGATGGCACGCTGGATGTGAGCGGCGGCATGGTCACCGAGCAGGACATCAGCCAGGTCATGGCCTCCTGCGACGTGCCTGATTACGGAACGGACCGTGAGGTGCTTCATGCGCAGCCGGTCAATTTTGCGCTGGATCATCGCTCGGGTCTGGCCGACCCGCGCGGGCAGATCGGGAACCAGCTGAAAACCGATATGCATATGCTGACGGTCGATGCGACCGCGATCCAGAACCTGTTCTACTGCATCAAACGCTGCGATCTTGAACTCGCAGGGCTTGCGTCCTCGGCCTATGTGTCGGGCATGTCGTCTTTGGTTGAGGACGAACAGGAACTGGGTGCGGCC
This window harbors:
- a CDS encoding D-alanine--D-alanine ligase, with translation MGGPSAEREVSLSSGRECAAALREAECDVIEVDAGPDVAARLIEIAPDVVFNALHGRWGEDGAIQGVLEWLKIPYTHSGILASALTLDKQRTKDVYRKVGLPVVESILARADAVRAAHVMPPPYVVKPYNEGSSVGIYIVDEAANGPPQLSDDMPERVMVEAFAPGRELTTTVMGDRALTVTDIITDGWYDYHAKYAPGGSRHELPANIPAEIFDACMEYALRAHQALGCRGVSRTDFRWDESRGLDGLILLETNTQPGMTPTSLTPEQAAHVGITFPQFCRWMVEDASCDR
- a CDS encoding cell division protein FtsQ/DivIB — translated: MRSLIRRTASDAQPRDPAPSRFGYRYQRMMLTPGFRGTVRIGVPILLILVIAGSWYSKPENRAAFAATIAETKQSFQERPQFMVHSMNVTGGDLAVLTEVADLLPSEFPVSSFDLDLEKIRTDIETLDPIKSASVRVGQGGALDVRLTPRVPVALWRDGTVLRLIDADGVQSGEIVARADRLDLPLIAGDGAEDNIAQALRLFAAAGPLIDRVRGLVRMGERRWDMVLDRDQRILLPSENPVAALDRVIALNDAQDMLSRDVAVVDMRNTNRPTLRMNEEAAESLRRGNTTISTNEAGN
- the ftsA gene encoding cell division protein FtsA, translated to MGDLYDSQRAMRQMRKAAMQRGVVAILDVGTSKIACLVLRFDGPEQFRSSDGVGSLAGQSQFRVIGAATTRSRGVRFGEIDAMQETERAIRTAVQAAQKMANVRVDHVIACLSGARPRSYGLDGTLDVSGGMVTEQDISQVMASCDVPDYGTDREVLHAQPVNFALDHRSGLADPRGQIGNQLKTDMHMLTVDATAIQNLFYCIKRCDLELAGLASSAYVSGMSSLVEDEQELGAACIDLGGGSTGISVFMKKHMIFADSVRMGGDHVTSDISMGLQIPAATAERIKTFYGGVVATGMDDREMIEIGGDTGDWEHDRRTVSRAELIGIMRPRVEEILEEVRERLDAAGFEHLPGQQIVLTGGGSQIPGLDGLASKILGQQVRLGRPLRVQGLPQAAIGPAFSSAVGLTLFAANPQDEWWDFEIPAENYPARSLKRAVKWFKDNW